The sequence below is a genomic window from Nitrospira sp..
CAACGACGCGCCGACGGACTTGAATCTCTCAGCGAACACCGTCGCCGAGAATGCGGCCAACGGGACCGTCGTGGGCACGATCACCGGGGTGGACGTGGACGCGGGCGACACGAAGGCCTACAGTCTGACGGATAACGCCGGGGGCCGGTTTGCGATCAACAGCGCGACGGGCGTGATCACGGTGGCCAACAGCACGCTGTTGAACTACGAAGCGGCGACCAGCCACAGCGTGACGGTACGGATTACCGACCGGGCCGGGGCGACCTATAGCGAGACCTTCACGATCAATGTCACCAACGTCAATGAAGCGCCGGCGGGGACCAATAGTACGGTCACCATCAACGAGGATACGACGCACACGCTGACGGCGGCGAACTTCGGGTTCAGCGACGTGGACGCCGGCGACAGCTTCAGTGCTGTCCGGATCGATACGCTGCCGACGGCCGGCACGTTGCGGCTCTCGGGTGTGGCGGTGACCGCCGGGCAGGTGATCTCGGTGGCCGACGTCACGGCCGGCAACTTGGTGTTCACCCCGGTCGCCAACGCCAACGGGACGGGCTATGCCCGGTTCACCTTCTCGGTGCGGGACAGTGTCAACGCCTATGACCCGACGCCCAATACTTTGACCGTCAACGTCACGGCGGTCAACGACGCGCCGGTGCTGGTGGTGAACAGCGGAAGCACGGTTGCGGAGGGCGGGACGGATATTATCAGCAGCAGTGAGTTGGCTGTGACTGACGTGGACGATGCGGCCGCGCAACTGACCTTCTCCGTTGGTACCGGTCCCGCGCATGGCCGTCTGGAACTGACGACAACCCCGGGGGTATCGGCGATGTCCTTCACACAAGCCGATATCGCGGCGAATCGTCTCCTGTATGTGCACGACGGATCGGAAACGACCGGAGACAGTTTCACGTTTACCGTAACGGATGCAGCAGGCGCCTCGGTGGGAGCCACCACCGTGACCTTGACGATCATACCTGTCAACGACGCACCCACGATCATTAGCGACGGCGGCGGCGCCACCGCTGCCATCAACGTGGCGGAACATGTCAGCGCGGTCACGATCGTCAGCGGGATCGATGCCGATCTGCCGGCACAATCGCTCTCGTACAGCGTCAGCGGCGGTGTCGATCAGGCCTTGTTTACGATCGACGCCACGACCGGAGCCCTGAGTTTTGTCGCGCCATCGAACTTCAGCGCGCCCGCCGATTCGAACGGGGACAATGTTTACGTCGTCCAGGTGCGAGTCACGGATTCACAAGGCGCGAGTGCCACTCAAACGCTGCACGTGACGGTCACGGATGTCGCCGAAAGCAAGGTGCCTACGGCGCTCCCTCCCTCTCTCGTTCCCATCGCGCCACCGGTTGCGTTTGCGCCTACTCCGGCCTCCGCTCCGTACCCTCTTGCCGCGACAGGGCCTACGGTGGAACCAATCGCGCTCGGTACGAGGTTTGTGCCCGAAGAGGTGGGTCTTCGAATGGCGCAACAACCTTCCAGAGAAGTGGCATTTCGGCCGGAGGAGCCGCATCAGGTATCAGCCTCGACCCACCGGGAACATGATGAGGGAAGACTCGATGAGAAGCGTCAGCCGCCACCAACTTCGCGCCCCGCGACGGAGATGTATGCGGACGACCGGCATGAACGACTCTCATCAGACGCGTTGAGCGACCTGCTCTTTGCTAAGTTGGACAGGGTGATCGAGGAACTGCACAAGGCGCTGTCGGTTGAGGTGGAAGATATCCCCTATAGGACAAAAATCGAGGCGGCTGCCGGTACGGCGCTCTCCATCAATTTCGTGGCCTGGGCTATGCGGAATACGGCGCTCGCGGCGAGCCTGTTTGCGATGGTTCCGCACCAGGAGAAACTCGCCGGCCTGTCGATGGCGGCGCCGTATGGCGGCGAACGGAAGAGGCGGCAGCACACCCGGTTCGAAGGGGAAGGCAGAGAAGCAGGATAAGGTCGTGGCAGCAGTCCAGCCAATCATCTCTCTCCCAGTTGCCGCTTTAGAAACGAAGGGTTGGAACCGATACAGGTAACCGAAGGGCTTCGCAACGGCGAGACGCGACAGGCGTCGTAAGGAGGATCGTCCATCATGCCATCGGCGCAAGAACTGATTATGTCCTGCACGAATGTCTTTACTCTGCCGGAGATTTATTTTCGTGTCCGTGATGTGGTCGACAATCCCGATTCCACGATGGATGATCTGGCGCGCGTGCTCAAAATGGATCCGGGCATCTCGGCCCGCATGCTCAAGATCGTCAACAGTCCTCTCTATGGGTTTCCCAAGCAGGTCGATACGGTGACGCGCGCGGTAAACTTGCTCGGCATGCAGGCGGTGCGCGATCTCGTCACCGCGACGACCGTCGGCCGCAGCTTCAGCGGCATGACCGTGCAGATCATGGACCTGTCGGCCTACTGGCGCAAAAGCGTGCTCTGTGCATTGATGGCGGGCAAGGTCGCCAAGGCCTGTGGCATCGAAGACAGTGAGCGGTTTTTCATTGAAGGGCTCCTCCGCGACATCGGACATCTGGTGCTGTACCAGACGATTCCAGAACGCGCACAGTCGGCCTTGATCGAAGCCGGGAATCTCGGGGAACCCTTGGCGGAAGTCGAGCAGTCGAACTTCGGGTGTGATTTCACGGAAGTGGGTGCCGAACTCATTCATTCTTGGGGCATGCCCGTTCAAATCGAGCAGGCGATCCGGCATCAGTTGTGTCCGGAGGAGGCCGGTGAGTATGCGCTCCACGCGTCGATGGTGCACCTTGCCGGGGTCGTCGTCGATCATGCGGAAAAGCATCCCGCGCAGGCGCTGCAGGAAGTGCTCTTTCACACATCAGCCATACAGACGACGAACTTCAAGGCAGAGCAGTGGCCGACGTTGCTGGAAGACGCGACGCAGCAACTCCAGGAAACCGTGAAGTTGTTCAGCCCCGTGGCCTTGGCTGCCTAGTCTGTTGTCCCTTCCGCCGGCGGCACGCACCGCGAGTCGACCGAATCCTCTCGTCCCCTCTCACGTGTCGTTCGCGACAAGCCGACTCCTCGCCTTGACCCTCGCGCTCAAGACGCGTACACAAGCAGGCTCAATCTGAAGGAGAGGGCCTATGTCGCACGCGCCTCACATGGAAACGCATTTCACGGCCACCGCGACCGTACGCGATATCGTGATCGGTATGGCAGACGGATTGACGGTGCCCTTTGCGCTGGCGGCCGGCCTGTCCGGCACCGTGACCTCGTCGGGGTTGGTGGTCACGGCCGGCCTCGCGGAGATTGCCGCCGGTTCGATCGCCATGGGCCTTGGGGGGTATCTGGCTGCCAGGACGGAAGCCGAGCACTACGCCGCTGAACGGTTGCGTGAGCTGCGCGAGACCGAGCATATCCCGGACCGGGAAGCCGATGAAGTGTATGAGATCTTTCGCGGATATGGATTGGACAGAGAACAGATTGTGCCCTTGGTGGAAACGCTGCAGGCCAATCCCACTCGCTGGGTGGATTTTATGATGCGGTTTGAATTAGGCCTAGAGGCGCCGGATCCCAGACGCGGGCGGCTCAGCGCCTGGACAATTGCCCTCGCCTATGTCGCAGGTGGCTTGATTCCGTTATTCCCTTACATGGTGGTACAGGATGTGCGAATGGGTCTCTGGTGGTCCGCCGCAGTCACCCCGCTGGCCTTGTTCCTGTTCGGGTACGTGAAGAGCCGATTCACGGGAGCGCCTCCGTGGCGAGGTGGGTTCCAGACGGTGATGGTCGGCGGTCTGGCCGCAGCAGCGGCTTTCGGAATCGCGCGGCTCATCGGGTGACGGCGCGTTTACTTTCCTTCCCTCGCCTCGTTAGACTGCGGACATGGCCATTGAGCAGCCTTCGTCCGCACCGTCCGTCCAACCGGTTTCGACCGAGCCGGTCGATCGTGTGATCGCCTATCATGTTCGAACCAAGCATCACTTTGATCGGTATGCGAAGTCGTCGGGTTTTTTGGATTGGGCGAATCAGCCCAATCCGTTCCGCCGATTCGAGGGCACGCGCCTGATGCCGCTGCCGTTGCTCGGGCCCGATGACGAACCACGGTCGCCCTCCTACGAGGCCATCTATCGATCGGGCTCGGTCGCCTCTCAGCCGCCGACCATTCGGACCCTTTCCCGATTTTTCGAACTCGCGCTTGGTTTGTCGGCTTGGAAGAGAGCAGGGGAGTCGGAATGGGCTCTGCGCAACAATCCGTCGTCGGGCAATCTTCATCCGACGGAAGGGTATGTGCTGCTCCCACCGCGTGATGAATGGGAACTGCCGCCCGGTCTGTACCACTATGCTCCCAAGGAACATGGACTGGAGTTGCGGAGCGAGTGCCCTCCTGAATCGATCACGAAGCTGCTGGCCGGGTTTCCACCAGGCGCCTTCTTGTTCGGCCTTTCGTCCGTCCATTGGCGGGAGGCCTGGAAGTATGGCGAGCGGGCGTTTCGCTATTGCAACCACGATGTCGGACATGCGCTCGGGTCGGCGAGGATTGCGGCTGCCACGCTGGGGTGGAAGATGGCCTTGCTCGACGGCGTGGATCAAAATCACGTGGCGTTGGTGCTGGGCACACACCGGGCAGAGGACTATGGGGAGGCCGAGCCGGAACATCCCGATTGCCTGGCGGTGATCTGGCCTCAAGAACGCGTGAGCCGTGATGCGTCGTTGGTGACAGGCGAGACAGCGGATCTGCCGTTGTGTCTGGATCCGGCGGCGGTGAAAGATCTGGTGGCCGGACCCTGGCATGGCAAGGCCAATCGATTGAGCCGGGAGCATGGGGTTCACTGGGATGCCATCGATGAAGCGGCAGAGGCCTCGTGGAAGACATCTGTGGAACCGCGTGCCATACACCCTTCGCAGAGCTTGTTTCTGTCCGGGAGGGGGCATATTTCACACACGGCGGTCGGCGCAGCGGCGATCATCAGGCAGCGCCGCAGCGCCGTGGCCTTCGATGCGCGGACGGCCATGCCGTCCACTACATTTTTTCACATCCTACAACAGCTGATGCCGCAGGCCGGTATGCCGCAGCTCGACCGTCCCATGCCCTGGGATCTGTTGCCCTGGGAGCCGGCGATCCATCTGATACTGTTCGTGCACCGCGTGGAGGGCCTGATGCCGGGGCTTTACGTGTTGGCGCGTGATCCGAAGAAGGTGCCGCTGCTGCAGCAGGCGATGAATCCTGAATTGGAGTGGACCCCGGTGCCTGGTTGTCCGAACGATCTTCCGTTGTACTGGCTGCTGCAAGGCAATGCGCAGCGCCTGGCCGCCCAAGTCAGCTGCCATCAGGGCATTGCGGGCGACAGCGCATTTTCGCTCGGCATGCTGGCGGAGTTTGAGGGCCGCTTGCGGCAGGGGGGAGCCTGGTGGTATCCACGATTGTTCTGGGAAGCCGGGTTGGTCGGCCAGGTCTTCTATCTGGAAGCAGAGGCCGTCGGCCTGCGCGGGACCGGCATCGGCTGTTTTTTCGATGATCCGGTGCATGAGATCGTCGGGATCAAGGACTTGGCACTCCAGTCGCTGTATCACTTTACGATCGGCGGGCCAGTGGACGACGGGCGGCTGCTGACCTTGCCGCCCTACTATCACCTCCAGCGTGCCTGACTGCACAGCGCGGAATCTGAACGAAAGACGAGCGACGAAGGAACAAACCGACGATGTTCAAGATTAAGAAGAAGATCGAAAAACCAAAACCACCCATTCTGTACAACGTCATCGAGGACTACTCGGAGTTTGACGCTCCCGGGAACGTGACGGTCT
It includes:
- a CDS encoding cadherin domain-containing protein, whose amino-acid sequence is NDAPTDLNLSANTVAENAANGTVVGTITGVDVDAGDTKAYSLTDNAGGRFAINSATGVITVANSTLLNYEAATSHSVTVRITDRAGATYSETFTINVTNVNEAPAGTNSTVTINEDTTHTLTAANFGFSDVDAGDSFSAVRIDTLPTAGTLRLSGVAVTAGQVISVADVTAGNLVFTPVANANGTGYARFTFSVRDSVNAYDPTPNTLTVNVTAVNDAPVLVVNSGSTVAEGGTDIISSSELAVTDVDDAAAQLTFSVGTGPAHGRLELTTTPGVSAMSFTQADIAANRLLYVHDGSETTGDSFTFTVTDAAGASVGATTVTLTIIPVNDAPTIISDGGGATAAINVAEHVSAVTIVSGIDADLPAQSLSYSVSGGVDQALFTIDATTGALSFVAPSNFSAPADSNGDNVYVVQVRVTDSQGASATQTLHVTVTDVAESKVPTALPPSLVPIAPPVAFAPTPASAPYPLAATGPTVEPIALGTRFVPEEVGLRMAQQPSREVAFRPEEPHQVSASTHREHDEGRLDEKRQPPPTSRPATEMYADDRHERLSSDALSDLLFAKLDRVIEELHKALSVEVEDIPYRTKIEAAAGTALSINFVAWAMRNTALAASLFAMVPHQEKLAGLSMAAPYGGERKRRQHTRFEGEGREAG
- a CDS encoding HDOD domain-containing protein; this translates as MPSAQELIMSCTNVFTLPEIYFRVRDVVDNPDSTMDDLARVLKMDPGISARMLKIVNSPLYGFPKQVDTVTRAVNLLGMQAVRDLVTATTVGRSFSGMTVQIMDLSAYWRKSVLCALMAGKVAKACGIEDSERFFIEGLLRDIGHLVLYQTIPERAQSALIEAGNLGEPLAEVEQSNFGCDFTEVGAELIHSWGMPVQIEQAIRHQLCPEEAGEYALHASMVHLAGVVVDHAEKHPAQALQEVLFHTSAIQTTNFKAEQWPTLLEDATQQLQETVKLFSPVALAA
- a CDS encoding VIT1/CCC1 transporter family protein → MSHAPHMETHFTATATVRDIVIGMADGLTVPFALAAGLSGTVTSSGLVVTAGLAEIAAGSIAMGLGGYLAARTEAEHYAAERLRELRETEHIPDREADEVYEIFRGYGLDREQIVPLVETLQANPTRWVDFMMRFELGLEAPDPRRGRLSAWTIALAYVAGGLIPLFPYMVVQDVRMGLWWSAAVTPLALFLFGYVKSRFTGAPPWRGGFQTVMVGGLAAAAAFGIARLIG
- a CDS encoding SagB/ThcOx family dehydrogenase, with the translated sequence MAIEQPSSAPSVQPVSTEPVDRVIAYHVRTKHHFDRYAKSSGFLDWANQPNPFRRFEGTRLMPLPLLGPDDEPRSPSYEAIYRSGSVASQPPTIRTLSRFFELALGLSAWKRAGESEWALRNNPSSGNLHPTEGYVLLPPRDEWELPPGLYHYAPKEHGLELRSECPPESITKLLAGFPPGAFLFGLSSVHWREAWKYGERAFRYCNHDVGHALGSARIAAATLGWKMALLDGVDQNHVALVLGTHRAEDYGEAEPEHPDCLAVIWPQERVSRDASLVTGETADLPLCLDPAAVKDLVAGPWHGKANRLSREHGVHWDAIDEAAEASWKTSVEPRAIHPSQSLFLSGRGHISHTAVGAAAIIRQRRSAVAFDARTAMPSTTFFHILQQLMPQAGMPQLDRPMPWDLLPWEPAIHLILFVHRVEGLMPGLYVLARDPKKVPLLQQAMNPELEWTPVPGCPNDLPLYWLLQGNAQRLAAQVSCHQGIAGDSAFSLGMLAEFEGRLRQGGAWWYPRLFWEAGLVGQVFYLEAEAVGLRGTGIGCFFDDPVHEIVGIKDLALQSLYHFTIGGPVDDGRLLTLPPYYHLQRA